In a single window of the Niabella ginsenosidivorans genome:
- a CDS encoding response regulator yields MSIRVFIYDDNIARRDSLKNLIQFTDEFEYAGEAENCKNAVAEMEDTQPDVVLMDINMPEVNGLEGLKKIKAVNPEIKVLMQTVFDDSDKIFTSIRNGASGYILKTDSSQKLLQAIRDVYNGGAVMNPGIAVKVLDYFKPSVSATTLSDRETEVLNLLANGLSYKMIADKLGVTFNTVSTYTKRIYEKLHVASLGEAISYYYKHLKYD; encoded by the coding sequence ATGTCGATCAGGGTTTTTATATATGACGATAATATAGCAAGACGGGATAGTCTTAAAAACCTGATCCAGTTTACTGATGAATTTGAGTATGCCGGAGAGGCAGAAAATTGTAAGAATGCCGTTGCCGAAATGGAAGACACACAACCGGATGTTGTTTTGATGGACATCAATATGCCGGAGGTAAATGGCCTGGAAGGTTTAAAAAAGATCAAAGCCGTTAACCCGGAAATCAAAGTACTGATGCAAACGGTTTTTGATGACAGCGATAAGATCTTTACCAGTATCCGCAATGGCGCCAGCGGGTATATTTTAAAAACCGACTCCTCGCAAAAATTGTTGCAGGCTATACGTGATGTATACAATGGCGGCGCTGTAATGAACCCGGGTATTGCTGTAAAAGTGCTGGATTACTTTAAGCCCTCTGTATCAGCAACTACCCTAAGCGACCGGGAAACAGAAGTGCTGAACCTTCTTGCAAACGGGCTAAGCTATAAAATGATAGCGGACAAGCTGGGGGTTACATTTAACACGGTTAGCACGTACACAAAAAGGATTTATGAAAAACTTCATGTGGCTTCATTAGGAGAAGCCATTTCTTATTATTATAAACATCTTAAATATGATTAA
- a CDS encoding sensor histidine kinase encodes MVCVCTFTAAFTQTLRLFKSFSIKDGLPSNLVYSCVQDDKGFLWITTDNGVSRFDGKYFKNYSLTDGVPDNDVLEVVKEKDGTIWINTFKQGPCYYDEKTDRFIDPLKNSDVQRSFVKLVLSSKVLDEGGVVFFNGNGELVFKNKKLVQYAHKINNRINGPAGPYWMYSDLLIKDGKKEYAYLKTKDRTDSLFLFEKKGAQPLYGFSMLLGNKLYVLKGDSTMYILKRTADSKKPFQVTERTIGANPLLIRRSNNDEFLVSTTKGVIYVFDFETDLFKYKISGDFFANSYFKDREGNIWIATVDKGLLLFGNSNITIKKPFPGLSIKNSFRSLFVEKDGAVYGGNNYGDIAELFPGRTVRIRNISSYGNATKVLGILTAQKKVFVFSDWGCMVNYKRFIRLNGSEGLTNLKRGILFNDSIIIAAGVSQLGGLYKINAVTEYATRLNVPLLRISSLESQGKIIYVGTTEGLFQYDYEINRLSEIGAATPLKGLRVLSMAITPDGLLWVSTASSGIFVLKQNQILYHINENQFLNYPGMKLQAFDKTGYVWAITRKGIICIKYKNDDTAFSYNAISINQREGLTTNLINDIFYRNDSVYLATENGIAVMPADIKTPVPDIKTYLVDVKINQKAVPVAAAYQLASSQGTVTLTFSGVNLQGMLDHFVYWLDEDTVPNEIIGNTLNLQLEAGRHKIKVRAVDINKQVSNSELTLIFDREIPYYKRWWFIFLVATLLSGLILFLFYKVKIIKQKRNYEQQQKIENERNRITEDLHDDIGSSLSSLRVYSDVAGKLIEKDAEKARYLLDQISANTSRIMEDIGDIIWSLRPDKHNLFSIDSRIKNFVSEVLGNKEIDYSINIEPGVNETIQHITARKNVVLIVKEAINNVVKYSNASHVTVHLYIKDGALAIEITDNGKGFNEKEVKTGNGLRNMKKRTNELNGSFTLFSKPGNGTRLLVKLPVTNISDKR; translated from the coding sequence GTGGTTTGTGTTTGCACATTTACTGCGGCTTTTACCCAAACGCTCCGGTTATTTAAAAGTTTTTCTATAAAAGACGGATTGCCCAGCAACCTGGTATATTCCTGTGTTCAGGATGACAAAGGCTTTTTATGGATCACAACAGACAATGGTGTGTCCAGGTTTGATGGCAAATACTTTAAGAACTATTCTTTAACAGATGGAGTACCGGACAATGATGTGCTGGAAGTGGTGAAGGAAAAGGATGGTACTATATGGATCAATACATTTAAGCAGGGCCCCTGTTATTATGATGAAAAAACAGATCGCTTTATAGATCCTCTGAAAAACTCGGATGTTCAGCGAAGCTTTGTAAAGCTGGTCTTGTCTTCCAAAGTACTGGATGAGGGGGGCGTTGTTTTCTTTAATGGCAACGGGGAACTGGTATTTAAAAATAAAAAGCTGGTACAGTATGCCCATAAAATAAATAACAGGATCAATGGGCCCGCCGGGCCCTATTGGATGTATTCTGATCTGTTGATAAAAGACGGGAAAAAGGAATACGCCTATTTAAAAACGAAGGACAGAACGGACAGCCTGTTCCTTTTTGAAAAAAAAGGTGCTCAACCCCTGTATGGATTTTCCATGCTGCTGGGCAATAAATTATATGTGCTGAAAGGAGATTCTACAATGTACATTCTGAAGAGGACAGCAGATAGCAAAAAGCCTTTTCAGGTAACAGAGAGAACGATAGGCGCAAACCCGCTGCTGATCAGGAGAAGCAATAACGATGAATTTCTTGTTTCGACCACAAAAGGGGTTATCTATGTTTTTGATTTTGAAACAGATCTTTTTAAGTATAAAATATCCGGCGACTTCTTTGCCAATTCCTATTTTAAAGACAGGGAAGGAAACATCTGGATAGCAACAGTAGATAAGGGATTGCTGCTTTTTGGAAACAGCAACATTACTATTAAAAAACCCTTCCCCGGCCTGTCCATAAAAAACAGCTTCCGGTCTTTGTTTGTTGAAAAAGATGGTGCTGTTTACGGAGGCAATAATTACGGGGATATAGCTGAATTGTTCCCTGGCAGGACGGTACGGATCCGGAATATCAGTTCTTATGGAAATGCCACAAAAGTGCTGGGCATTTTAACCGCACAGAAAAAAGTTTTTGTTTTCTCGGATTGGGGCTGTATGGTCAACTATAAACGGTTTATACGGTTAAACGGGTCAGAAGGGCTTACGAATTTAAAAAGAGGGATTCTTTTTAATGACAGCATTATCATAGCTGCAGGGGTCAGTCAGCTCGGTGGGTTATATAAGATCAACGCTGTAACAGAGTATGCAACCCGCCTGAATGTGCCCTTGTTAAGGATCTCAAGCCTGGAGTCTCAGGGAAAAATAATCTATGTGGGCACTACAGAGGGCCTGTTTCAATATGATTATGAGATAAACAGGCTTTCTGAAATCGGCGCAGCAACCCCGTTAAAAGGATTAAGGGTGCTGTCAATGGCTATAACGCCCGATGGATTGCTGTGGGTTTCCACTGCGAGCAGCGGCATCTTTGTTCTGAAGCAGAATCAGATCCTCTATCATATTAATGAAAACCAGTTTTTGAATTATCCGGGAATGAAATTGCAGGCGTTTGATAAAACGGGGTATGTATGGGCCATTACCAGAAAAGGCATTATTTGCATAAAGTATAAAAATGACGACACTGCCTTTTCTTATAACGCCATCAGTATTAATCAGCGGGAAGGGCTGACAACCAATCTCATCAATGATATATTTTATCGTAATGATTCTGTATACCTGGCTACTGAAAATGGTATCGCCGTAATGCCGGCAGATATAAAAACTCCTGTTCCGGACATAAAGACCTACCTGGTTGATGTAAAGATCAATCAGAAAGCAGTTCCCGTTGCTGCCGCTTACCAATTGGCCAGCAGCCAGGGTACCGTTACGCTTACATTTTCCGGGGTAAACCTGCAGGGCATGCTGGATCATTTTGTTTACTGGCTGGATGAGGACACCGTACCCAATGAAATCATCGGCAATACCCTGAATCTGCAGCTGGAAGCCGGCAGGCACAAAATAAAAGTGAGAGCTGTAGACATCAATAAACAGGTCAGCAATAGTGAACTGACCCTGATCTTTGACCGGGAAATTCCTTATTATAAGCGATGGTGGTTTATTTTTCTGGTAGCAACACTGTTATCCGGGTTAATTCTTTTCCTGTTTTATAAAGTGAAGATCATAAAACAGAAAAGGAATTATGAACAACAACAAAAAATTGAAAATGAACGCAACCGGATCACAGAAGATCTGCATGATGACATCGGGTCATCATTAAGCAGCCTGCGGGTGTACAGCGATGTGGCCGGAAAGCTTATTGAAAAAGATGCTGAAAAAGCACGATATCTGCTGGATCAGATTTCAGCAAATACCTCCAGAATCATGGAAGATATAGGAGATATTATCTGGAGCCTGCGGCCGGATAAGCACAACCTTTTCAGTATAGACAGCCGTATAAAAAACTTTGTAAGTGAGGTGCTTGGAAATAAGGAGATTGATTATTCCATCAATATAGAACCTGGCGTTAATGAAACAATACAGCATATAACTGCACGGAAGAACGTAGTGCTGATCGTAAAAGAAGCCATTAATAATGTTGTCAAATACAGTAACGCCAGCCATGTAACAGTGCATCTTTATATAAAAGACGGGGCACTTGCTATTGAAATAACTGATAACGGAAAAGGGTTTAACGAAAAGGAGGTAAAAACAGGGAACGGCTTGCGCAATATGAAAAAAAGAACAAATGAACTGAACGGAAGCTTCACCCTGTTTAGTAAGCCCGGCAACGGCACCCGGCTTCTGGTAAAACTGCCTGTCACGAATATTAGTGACAAAAGGTAA
- a CDS encoding DUF1543 domain-containing protein — MTGYKLFYLLLGCTPEGRHTEQHDVLFCIGKSLSAIVPDIRSFWPDAGEKLHIDAWREVNAVEGYRVRVEERAGSAPRSEQLFFINLGGYLPGMFEEYHHKLLTVAESMAAAIRQAKQTSFYKEYTAAANAVSHVDNKYGVDVDEVLNIAEILPAVQKERFTLVLQKENGLADDALETGYLKLSQLLISGDQK, encoded by the coding sequence ATGACCGGCTATAAATTGTTCTACCTGTTATTGGGGTGCACACCTGAAGGAAGGCATACAGAACAGCATGATGTGCTTTTCTGTATTGGAAAAAGCCTGAGTGCAATTGTTCCGGACATCAGATCCTTCTGGCCGGATGCCGGTGAAAAATTGCACATCGATGCATGGAGGGAAGTGAACGCGGTAGAAGGCTACCGGGTACGGGTTGAAGAGCGGGCAGGAAGCGCTCCAAGATCAGAACAGCTTTTTTTTATAAACCTGGGTGGTTATTTGCCCGGCATGTTTGAAGAATACCATCATAAGCTCTTAACGGTTGCAGAAAGCATGGCAGCTGCCATACGCCAGGCTAAGCAAACTTCCTTTTATAAAGAATATACTGCTGCTGCCAATGCAGTAAGTCACGTGGATAATAAGTACGGGGTGGATGTAGATGAAGTGCTGAATATAGCGGAGATTCTTCCGGCTGTTCAAAAAGAGCGCTTTACCCTTGTGCTGCAAAAGGAAAACGGGCTGGCAGATGATGCCCTGGAAACCGGCTACCTGAAGTTGAGCCAGTTACTAATAAGCGGGGATCAAAAATAG
- a CDS encoding vitamin B12-dependent ribonucleotide reductase, translating into MTPSKKENQKGLSFTRKFTQDGISPYDLFEYDYRTSVIKNPSGEIVFQLENVEVPKQWSQIATDILAQKYFRKAGVPLPDGSTGRETSIRQVVHRLAHCWRMWGERYYYFASKEDAQIFYDELVYSLLNQSCAPNSPQWFNTGLHEVYGITGKPQGHYYVDQADGQLKKSTSAYERPQPHACFILSVEDDLVNDGGIMDLWVREARIFKYGSGVGTNFSSIRGEEEKLSGGGTSSGLMSFLKIGDRAAGAIKSGGTTRRAAKMVCLDLDHPEIVEFVNWKVEEEKKVAALIAAGYPSDYEGEAYRTVSGQNSNNSVRIPNAFFKALAEDGDWELKARSTGKVMRAIKAKDLWNQINYAAWRCADPGTQYDTTINEWHTCPEGGPIRASNPCSEYMFLDNTACNLASVNLRKFFNETDNIFDVEGFEYTCRLWTVVLEISVLMAQFPSKEVAQLSYDYRTLGLGYANIGSLLMVSGIPYDSDAARGIAGAITAIMTGVAYTTSAEIAGNLGAFPRYKENREHMLRVMRNHRAAAYDASEAYEGLQIKPQGINVKYCPDYLLKAATKAWDNAVQLGEKNGYRNAQTTVIAPTGTIGLVMDCDTTGVEPDFALVKFKKLSGGGYFKIINQSVPQALRTLKYTAAEIDAIVNYAKGHGTLEGAPFINNETLAAKGLTTDEIGKLNAAMATAFEIRFAFNVFTLGAACMQRLGFTPEQYNDFDWNMLEALGFTEKEIEAANTYVCGTMTVEGAPYLKEEHYPVFDCANKCGQIGQRYIHAHGHIRMMAAAQPFLSGAISKTINLPNEATVEEIADAYKLSWELGLKACALYRDGSKLSQPLSNKSDSKKKTEEAAGVAAEVAEAATIIDLGKLTIEELLEEVNHRVQNSKDTSLKRQLAMIVERRTLPAKRRGFTQKAKINGQALFLRTGEYNDGTLGEIFIDMAKEGATMRSMLNCFAIAVSIGLQYGVPLEEFVEKFVFTRFEPAGMVQHPNIKSTTSIIDFMFRVLAYEYLGRADLVHVLDKPDTPVMEDTDPDAQENIPTIGERVPELSDVRVVGKVPSRQVVAETGGDQQSGLDAINAAAKNMQSDAPACNVCGHLTIRSGTCYKCLNCGNSLGCS; encoded by the coding sequence ATGACGCCGTCAAAAAAGGAAAATCAGAAAGGCCTGAGCTTTACAAGGAAGTTCACTCAGGATGGGATCAGCCCGTATGATCTGTTTGAATATGATTATCGTACCTCGGTAATCAAAAACCCAAGCGGAGAAATAGTTTTTCAGTTGGAAAATGTGGAGGTACCGAAACAGTGGAGCCAGATAGCAACAGATATACTGGCGCAAAAATATTTCCGTAAGGCGGGTGTTCCGCTTCCGGATGGAAGCACAGGAAGGGAAACCAGTATCAGGCAGGTGGTGCACCGCCTGGCACATTGCTGGCGCATGTGGGGGGAGCGGTATTATTATTTTGCATCAAAAGAGGATGCGCAGATATTTTATGACGAACTGGTTTATTCCCTGCTCAACCAGTCCTGTGCGCCGAACAGCCCGCAATGGTTCAATACGGGATTGCATGAAGTATACGGCATTACCGGTAAGCCCCAGGGGCATTATTATGTAGACCAGGCAGACGGTCAGTTAAAAAAATCAACATCGGCCTATGAAAGACCACAGCCTCATGCCTGTTTTATATTAAGCGTGGAAGATGATCTGGTAAATGATGGCGGTATTATGGATCTGTGGGTACGTGAAGCGCGTATTTTTAAATATGGTAGCGGGGTGGGCACTAACTTCAGCAGTATCCGGGGTGAAGAAGAGAAGCTGAGCGGTGGTGGCACCTCCAGCGGGTTAATGAGCTTCTTAAAGATCGGTGACCGTGCAGCCGGCGCTATCAAAAGCGGCGGCACAACAAGGCGGGCTGCAAAAATGGTTTGCCTGGATCTGGACCACCCGGAGATCGTTGAATTTGTAAACTGGAAAGTGGAGGAAGAAAAAAAGGTAGCCGCGCTGATTGCCGCAGGATATCCCAGCGATTATGAAGGAGAGGCATACCGCACGGTGAGCGGGCAGAACAGCAATAACTCTGTTCGCATTCCCAATGCTTTTTTTAAGGCACTGGCGGAAGACGGTGATTGGGAACTGAAGGCCAGGAGCACCGGCAAGGTAATGCGTGCCATTAAGGCAAAGGATCTCTGGAACCAGATCAATTATGCCGCCTGGCGCTGCGCGGATCCCGGCACACAATATGATACAACCATCAATGAATGGCATACCTGCCCGGAAGGCGGCCCTATCCGTGCCAGCAACCCCTGTAGTGAATACATGTTCCTGGATAATACAGCCTGTAATCTTGCCAGCGTCAACCTTCGTAAGTTCTTCAATGAAACAGATAATATTTTTGACGTGGAAGGGTTTGAATATACCTGCCGCCTCTGGACAGTAGTGCTGGAAATTTCTGTTCTGATGGCGCAGTTCCCCTCAAAGGAAGTAGCACAGTTAAGCTATGATTATCGCACCTTAGGCCTGGGGTATGCGAATATCGGCTCCCTCCTGATGGTAAGCGGTATCCCTTATGACAGTGATGCAGCCCGTGGAATAGCCGGTGCCATTACAGCCATCATGACGGGGGTGGCCTATACAACTTCAGCAGAAATAGCAGGAAATCTTGGTGCGTTTCCCAGGTATAAGGAAAACAGGGAGCATATGCTGCGCGTCATGCGCAACCACCGTGCAGCAGCATATGACGCCAGTGAGGCTTACGAAGGGCTGCAAATAAAACCACAGGGCATTAACGTAAAATATTGCCCGGACTATTTATTAAAGGCCGCTACCAAAGCCTGGGACAATGCCGTTCAACTGGGCGAAAAAAATGGTTACCGGAATGCACAGACAACGGTCATTGCGCCTACCGGAACCATCGGGCTGGTGATGGATTGCGATACCACGGGCGTGGAACCCGACTTTGCTTTGGTAAAATTCAAAAAGCTGAGTGGGGGCGGCTATTTTAAGATCATTAACCAGAGTGTTCCCCAGGCCTTGCGTACCCTTAAGTATACAGCAGCGGAGATCGATGCCATTGTGAATTATGCAAAAGGGCATGGTACCCTGGAAGGGGCGCCTTTTATCAATAACGAAACACTTGCTGCTAAAGGGCTGACAACAGACGAGATCGGAAAGCTGAATGCGGCAATGGCAACCGCTTTTGAGATCCGCTTTGCGTTTAATGTATTTACATTGGGAGCCGCCTGTATGCAGCGCCTGGGCTTTACACCCGAACAATACAACGATTTTGACTGGAACATGCTGGAAGCGCTTGGATTTACAGAAAAGGAAATAGAAGCAGCCAATACTTATGTTTGCGGTACGATGACGGTGGAAGGGGCTCCTTATTTAAAAGAAGAGCATTATCCGGTCTTTGATTGCGCCAATAAATGCGGTCAGATCGGCCAGCGGTACATTCATGCGCATGGACATATCCGGATGATGGCGGCGGCACAGCCATTCCTGAGCGGAGCCATCAGCAAGACCATCAACCTTCCTAATGAAGCAACGGTTGAAGAAATAGCAGATGCTTATAAATTAAGCTGGGAACTCGGATTAAAAGCCTGTGCCCTGTATCGCGATGGGTCCAAGCTCAGTCAGCCATTGAGCAATAAATCGGATTCAAAAAAGAAAACAGAAGAAGCTGCCGGAGTGGCTGCGGAGGTAGCTGAAGCAGCAACCATTATAGATCTGGGCAAGCTAACGATTGAGGAGCTGCTGGAAGAGGTTAACCACAGGGTACAGAACAGTAAGGACACCTCCCTGAAGCGCCAGTTGGCAATGATCGTGGAGCGGCGGACCCTGCCGGCAAAACGCAGGGGGTTTACACAGAAAGCAAAGATCAACGGGCAGGCGCTTTTTCTGCGCACCGGTGAGTACAATGATGGTACTCTTGGGGAAATCTTTATTGATATGGCCAAGGAAGGGGCTACAATGCGCAGTATGCTGAACTGCTTTGCAATTGCAGTTTCCATTGGCCTGCAATATGGGGTGCCGCTGGAAGAGTTTGTTGAAAAATTTGTGTTTACGAGGTTTGAGCCTGCCGGTATGGTGCAGCACCCGAATATAAAATCAACCACGTCCATTATAGACTTTATGTTCCGTGTGCTGGCCTATGAGTATTTAGGAAGGGCAGACCTGGTGCACGTTTTAGACAAACCGGATACTCCGGTTATGGAAGATACTGATCCTGACGCACAGGAGAACATTCCCACTATCGGCGAAAGGGTTCCGGAGCTGAGTGATGTAAGGGTTGTGGGCAAAGTACCCTCCCGGCAGGTGGTGGCAGAGACTGGTGGCGATCAGCAATCGGGCCTGGATGCCATAAATGCGGCTGCCAAAAATATGCAGTCGGATGCTCCTGCCTGCAATGTCTGCGGCCATCTGACCATAAGAAGCGGCACCTGTTACAAATGCCTGAATTGCGGAAACAGCCTGGGCTGCAGTTAA
- a CDS encoding thioredoxin domain-containing protein, translating to MPNHLINETSPYLLQHAHNPVDWYPWGEEALRKAMEENKPILVSIGYAACHWCHVMERESFENAETAALMNAQFINIKIDREERPDIDHIYMDAVQTMTGSGGWPLNVFLTPEKKPFYGGTYYPPRAYANRSSWRDVLTAVSDAFKNKREAVEQQADRLTQHLADANSFGIDTAGSTEFSLNEVDAACIHILQQADTRWGGFGHAPKFPQTQTIRFLLRYAGIEKRRPESQARKAMEQALLSLDRMMEGGIYDQVGGGFARYATDTEWLVPHFEKMLYDNALLVTAFSEAYQLTKDERYKYCIEQTLAFVERELQDESGGFYAALDADSEDIEGKFYVWDKEEVEHLLGNDAALFCAYYDITEAGNWEGKNILRVLKPMKLFAAEHAVSEALLEALLERGRKKLQAEREKRISPALDDKVILGWNALMNGAYGKAFEATGKEAYRQKAIANMQALLKMFETGEGHFFHVWKKGFAKYPAFLDDYAYLIAALLQLHRITADPSWLQKAKTVCEKVQADFREQDSVYFYFTPVGQQDVILRKKEVYDGATPSGNAVMAGNLLALSLLFDIPDWRLQAEGMIRQLSNTIIKYPTSFGAWMLNFYQVQQGFDEIVLVGKFETAHNAILKEYLPHSLITAAAEANEQFPFLRGKEAGDPLWIYLCRNYSCQRPVKELKELYSLLNADKK from the coding sequence ATGCCGAATCATCTTATAAACGAAACCAGCCCTTATTTGTTGCAGCATGCCCATAATCCGGTAGATTGGTATCCCTGGGGAGAGGAAGCACTGCGAAAAGCAATGGAAGAGAACAAACCGATCCTGGTAAGTATTGGCTATGCCGCCTGCCATTGGTGCCATGTAATGGAGCGGGAAAGTTTTGAGAACGCAGAGACCGCCGCACTGATGAATGCGCAGTTTATCAACATAAAAATAGACCGGGAAGAGCGGCCGGATATCGACCATATTTATATGGATGCGGTACAAACGATGACAGGGAGTGGTGGCTGGCCGCTGAATGTTTTTTTAACACCGGAGAAAAAACCATTTTACGGGGGAACCTATTATCCGCCCAGGGCTTATGCCAACCGTTCTTCCTGGAGAGATGTGCTAACGGCTGTATCTGATGCGTTTAAAAATAAAAGGGAGGCAGTTGAACAGCAGGCCGACCGGCTGACACAGCATTTAGCCGATGCCAATTCATTTGGCATTGATACTGCCGGTTCAACGGAGTTTTCATTGAATGAGGTGGATGCTGCCTGCATTCATATATTACAGCAGGCTGACACCCGGTGGGGAGGGTTTGGGCACGCCCCTAAATTTCCCCAAACACAAACCATACGGTTCCTGTTGCGGTATGCCGGTATTGAAAAACGGCGGCCTGAAAGCCAGGCCCGTAAAGCGATGGAGCAGGCTTTGCTGAGCCTGGACAGAATGATGGAAGGCGGCATTTACGACCAGGTAGGAGGTGGTTTTGCAAGGTATGCAACAGATACGGAGTGGCTGGTACCTCATTTTGAGAAAATGCTTTATGATAATGCCCTGCTGGTAACTGCATTCAGCGAGGCGTATCAGCTTACAAAGGACGAACGCTACAAATATTGCATAGAACAGACACTTGCCTTTGTGGAACGTGAGCTGCAGGATGAATCGGGTGGTTTTTATGCGGCCCTGGATGCAGACAGTGAGGATATAGAAGGAAAATTTTATGTATGGGACAAAGAGGAAGTAGAGCATTTACTAGGTAATGATGCTGCCTTGTTCTGTGCTTATTATGATATTACCGAAGCCGGCAACTGGGAGGGAAAGAACATTCTCCGGGTTTTAAAACCCATGAAGCTGTTTGCAGCAGAACATGCTGTCTCTGAAGCGTTGCTTGAAGCCCTGTTGGAACGCGGAAGAAAAAAATTACAGGCAGAACGGGAAAAAAGGATAAGTCCGGCATTGGATGACAAAGTAATCCTTGGCTGGAATGCATTGATGAACGGTGCATACGGAAAAGCTTTTGAAGCAACCGGCAAGGAGGCCTACCGGCAAAAAGCCATTGCCAATATGCAGGCGCTGTTAAAGATGTTTGAGACCGGAGAGGGCCATTTTTTTCATGTATGGAAGAAAGGTTTTGCAAAATATCCCGCTTTTTTGGATGATTATGCCTACCTGATAGCGGCGCTGCTGCAGCTGCACCGCATAACAGCAGACCCCTCCTGGCTGCAAAAAGCAAAAACAGTTTGTGAAAAAGTTCAGGCAGATTTTAGAGAGCAGGATTCGGTATATTTTTATTTTACGCCCGTAGGTCAGCAGGACGTAATTCTCCGGAAGAAGGAAGTATACGACGGCGCTACTCCATCCGGTAATGCAGTAATGGCTGGGAATCTGTTAGCACTTTCATTGTTGTTTGATATTCCTGACTGGAGGTTGCAGGCTGAAGGTATGATCCGGCAGCTGAGCAATACCATTATTAAATATCCAACGTCTTTTGGTGCCTGGATGCTGAACTTTTACCAGGTACAGCAGGGCTTTGATGAAATTGTTCTGGTAGGCAAATTTGAAACGGCTCATAACGCCATTCTAAAGGAGTATCTTCCGCACAGCCTTATAACGGCCGCAGCTGAAGCAAATGAGCAATTCCCTTTTCTTAGGGGAAAGGAAGCAGGAGATCCGCTCTGGATCTATCTTTGCCGGAATTATAGCTGCCAGCGACCCGTAAAAGAACTAAAAGAGCTCTACTCACTTTTAAACGCAGATAAAAAATGA
- a CDS encoding DUF4097 family beta strand repeat-containing protein, with protein sequence MTKHIKLFSFFILLLVYSTVYASGNDWNYEKRKSFTQSYPLSSSSKVSVKNSFGNVTINHWAQSEVKVNVTIVVKASTDEAAQSILNSIDIESNGGANPYFETKINGRNQGRNHGRNSSSSMQINYEVYIPANTNLKIVNSFGNTTVPDRKGNIAIFQSYGDLKTGALPNISQLSVEFGSLSSQLLVNTNATLKFSKVKIEKLSGNFDGNFEFCTKPEIRFTNDIHKINIDAKYSDLIITLPAGFDADFNISTKFGRVKNNSSIRLDDNDGKNFTEIRYNSPSNNSQRKVYIRSEFGKVQLQ encoded by the coding sequence ATGACAAAACATATAAAATTATTTAGCTTTTTTATCCTGCTGCTGGTATATTCAACCGTCTATGCATCCGGTAATGACTGGAACTATGAAAAAAGGAAATCCTTTACCCAGAGCTATCCTCTAAGCAGCAGCTCAAAAGTGTCTGTTAAAAACTCTTTCGGCAATGTTACTATTAACCATTGGGCGCAAAGCGAAGTGAAGGTGAACGTTACCATTGTGGTAAAAGCCAGCACTGATGAGGCGGCCCAATCCATTCTCAATTCCATTGATATCGAAAGTAATGGAGGTGCCAACCCCTATTTTGAAACAAAGATTAATGGCAGGAACCAGGGGCGCAATCATGGCAGGAACAGCAGTTCTTCCATGCAGATCAACTATGAAGTATATATTCCGGCTAATACGAATTTAAAGATTGTCAATTCTTTTGGGAATACAACTGTTCCGGACAGGAAAGGCAATATTGCGATCTTCCAGTCCTATGGCGACCTTAAAACAGGTGCACTGCCGAATATCAGCCAGCTCTCTGTTGAATTTGGCTCACTGTCTTCCCAGTTGCTGGTAAATACAAATGCGACTTTAAAATTTTCAAAAGTAAAAATAGAAAAGCTCTCGGGTAATTTTGATGGAAATTTTGAGTTTTGCACAAAGCCGGAGATCCGGTTCACCAACGACATCCATAAGATCAATATCGATGCAAAATACTCTGATCTTATCATTACCCTGCCCGCTGGTTTTGATGCTGATTTTAACATATCCACCAAGTTTGGCCGCGTAAAAAACAACAGCAGTATCCGGCTGGATGATAATGATGGCAAGAATTTTACCGAAATACGCTACAACAGCCCTTCAAACAACAGCCAGCGCAAGGTATATATCCGGAGCGAGTTTGGTAAGGTGCAGTTGCAGTAG